In Streptomyces sp. NBC_00878, a single window of DNA contains:
- a CDS encoding cobalamin B12-binding domain-containing protein: MGVATGPIRVVVAKPGLDGHDRGAKVIARALRDAGMEVIYTGLHQTPEQIVDTAIQEDADAIGLSILSGAHNTLFAAVIELLKEREAEDIKVFGGGIIPEGDIAALKEKGVAEIFTPGATTASIVEWVRANVRQPA, encoded by the coding sequence ATGGGTGTGGCAACCGGTCCGATCCGTGTGGTGGTGGCCAAGCCGGGGCTCGACGGTCACGATCGCGGGGCGAAGGTGATCGCGCGGGCGCTGCGGGACGCGGGTATGGAGGTCATCTACACCGGTCTCCACCAGACGCCCGAGCAGATCGTGGACACGGCGATCCAGGAGGACGCCGACGCGATCGGGCTGTCGATCCTGTCCGGCGCGCACAACACGTTGTTCGCCGCGGTCATCGAGCTTCTGAAGGAGCGGGAGGCCGAGGACATCAAGGTGTTCGGGGGCGGGATCATTCCCGAGGGGGACATCGCGGCGCTGAAGGAGAAGGGCGTGGCGGAGATCTTCACGCCCGGGGCCACGACGGCGTCGATCGTGGAGTGGGTTCGCGCGAACGTACGTCAGCCGGCGTAG